accgtacgATTGTATCGCGGAAAAACTTAATATGTTATCGTAAGTATGCTAATTTTGTGGTGTTAACGTATTGGTTCAGTCTGGTTTTGTCTTGCAGTTGCGATTGGTCTGGTCTGCAGTGTGAAATCGAAAGCCATCTTGCGAACGATCACTCCGTTTTGGGTAAACAATTCAGCTACTACCAGCTTTCGGAGGTCCCATTTTCCGAAACCAGCTCGAAGGGGAGCATTAAACTGATCGATGCATTTAGCAagaagtttttgttttattttttctcgagTGCCGCCACTAAGATGGTGTACTTCATGATTATCTACTTCGGGCGTCGTGAGGAAGCGCGTCAGTATTGCTACGAATTTGAGATCCGATCGAAGAATGAAGAGGAAATTCCTCGGCTAAAGTTTGTAGAATTCGTCACCGCTGATTGCGAAGATTTTACGAAAATGCGGAATGAAGAAAAATGCGTGGCAATATCGTTCAAAATGATCAAACGTTTTGTACGTGATGGATCGATTCCGTTTCGTTTCATCGTGAAGAAAGCTGAAAAAGAACAGGGGAATGCAGCCACACGTGAACGCAAAATTTCCGAGAACAATAATACAAACAAACAAAGGCCGACACCAACTATTTTCCAGCAGCAAGGCAGAGGAGCTATCGCTAATAATAACAACAGAAACGCTCCTGTTGGTGGCTCCAACAGTGCACCTGCTGGCGGTGGAGGAAGCGGTGGCGCAAATAGAGGACAAAACAAACCAATCGCTGCATCTGAATCAGCTAAACCAAGAAGCGCGACAGTTCCAATCCCTCCCACAGGTCAAAGAATGCCAGATTATTCTTCAATAAATCGGATTGTTGTGGGAGCACAAAATCAGCCTTTACTTATGGCTCCATCAATCAATCGGCAAGATGGGGTGAGTAAGAAACGTGGTCACCGTCCATTCTGAACTACTGCTGGATTACTGTGTTTGAGCTTATGTGCATGTCCGTTTATCATGCGTTTCGTTTGTTTTCAatacatgaattttattctgtTTGCGATTGTCTTTTTATTTTCCGAATAAACTTGTTCGATGTTCTGGGACTTGTCTTGAGTGATCTGAGTGACGATGTTGTGTTATGTACCTCTCTGTTCGTGGAATAAAACAAAGGATATCGATGGcataatttagaaaaaaaggttaAAGCGTCATTTTTAGAAATCCGGTTTGTGTgatacagtcaaccctcctataacgcggtgagtgcgtaccgctttatatggaaaccgcgctatGAGAAACTCAGAATGAGTACAAATCACATCATTCGTACCGCGTAGTATGGATACCAAtaagaatcattttttttattaaatcggttatttttacaggctcagttacataagttaaaaggagccaaactcctgactgtattgttacaagtatatataaacatttttccttaatctaatgttaatggtgtagaaaaccgattactcgcggtctactcgagtttagaagggtgacatattttcttcaggaaaaggaagggataaaaggatatgttgacaatgttcactctcacattcattacactcaattcttaagcctatcttatatctaatatgtatttacatttcaccttattctattgttaataagaagggatttgatttctcgcgaaggaaaaggaaaaggagattataaggacaatcagacacgaagatcgataacttttaggaagacatatatttgggacatgtaatcaaggaaTAAGAATCATGGAGAGCAATAAGAATTTCAAATTTCCTATACGCAAAACGTTTATCTTCGAATGAAGTACTAGTAGCAGCTGTATAGtactgaaattattgaaaaagtgcagaattcattcaaattcttgtgatcatcctttctctttaaaatttccgaaaaaCCCCCTTCCGCTTTCTGCCGTACTGTTTTCTACCACTCCTCTAACCCAACTTAGTGACCAAACGGGCGCACCTTTTTCCATAGATCtgtcttaaggtgaaggtggaagctagccacgaatggctgccacaatggcgctcatttctttcatctcccttccTCACCCcttgcccgaaaatcaataattttgcgaaggAGTGtaaagaaaattatcgttttcgcacacttcccattaagtaatatcaaccaaactctaatcgattattcacaagatattaaaatttcatctgctgtcgcactgtatagtgagaaacgtcggaaaactcgagctagtgctctgaaagttgaattttcatttttatattttcggcaatgttttgtttgtattggtgaaagcatcgctattttttcgacactgataccAGACAAcaccatcgaaacagctattAAAACCACTCAATGaaattcctgagtcatagcgtttcatatcatgaaaatcaatagaataaaattgtgttgatatcaatacaattattatttttacgttaaatgggtctataatgtaagttttagcaacattaacattggttaagcaaattgtatagcagagcttggaacactgccacggctgtctctgctgtcaaaaatagtaaacggaaaagtattacattcaatcaaaatgtctcggccaacgaagagaagggttaaggctttccaacgtgaatatgtgaaaacaatacgaccaacgaaggaaaatattaaggaattatcaacatcgagttactatgcggaagaacttgttaatgtcaaaagagccccaattcgcatgtgttataaatttgctcatgttacgctcgcgtataatcagaattttacttcatatgcaaatgcaccttctatataaagggcgaacacgaaattattgcgacaccgaaaatgtcatgccaattttcttataatgtttagaatcaaaccaaatttttagggtagttttatacatatatttacttcaaaaatcaaaagaaaagttaatcgatggagccttgagtgtaaaattgaacgcattttcgcttgatgccctccatcaaagtctttacagtgtcatccggt
The Toxorhynchites rutilus septentrionalis strain SRP chromosome 2, ASM2978413v1, whole genome shotgun sequence genome window above contains:
- the LOC129768595 gene encoding uncharacterized protein LOC129768595, translating into MELETLKCVLCSKFPEGEVYECSSRHIGCESCVCALNVRLCKCTEHFEKKKANPIVQLVKTAKTRCMYEEAGCTWLFGPQDMGHHLEECKFRPYDCIAEKLNMLSCDWSGLQCEIESHLANDHSVLGKQFSYYQLSEVPFSETSSKGSIKLIDAFSKKFLFYFFSSAATKMVYFMIIYFGRREEARQYCYEFEIRSKNEEEIPRLKFVEFVTADCEDFTKMRNEEKCVAISFKMIKRFVRDGSIPFRFIVKKAEKEQGNAATRERKISENNNTNKQRPTPTIFQQQGRGAIANNNNRNAPVGGSNSAPAGGGGSGGANRGQNKPIAASESAKPRSATVPIPPTGQRMPDYSSINRIVVGAQNQPLLMAPSINRQDGPPSYNTITGIEYSQSSSENCVAVNKPPPAECTTTATICRIYTQPYKTTDDRLYLQKYPKDCLGKPIIKR